Within Longimicrobium sp., the genomic segment TACGTGACGCAGGCGGTGGAGCTGGCGCGCGAGCGCAACCACAACATGCCCAGCTCGCTCTTCGATTTCGTGCGCGACACGCTGCTGCTGGAGTGGCCCGATTCGCTGGACGAGGAGGCGCGTCAGCAGCACGCGCGATTCGTGATGAAGGTGCAGCAGCTGACGGGTCCGGTGATGGCCAAGGGTGTGGAAGACACCACCTTCTACGTCTTCAACCGGCTGATCTCGCTGAACGAGGTGGGCGGCGAGCCCGACCGCTTCGGCATCACCCCCGACGAGTTCCACGCCTTCAACCTGGAGCGCGCGGAGCGCTGGCCGCACGCCATGTCGGCCAGCAGCACGCACGACACCAAGCGCAGCGAGGACGTGCGCGCCCGCATCAACGTGCTTTCCGAGATCCCGGTGCTGTGGTCGGACCGGGTGAACATCTGGGCGGGGGAGAACGCGCGCTTCAAGCGGGGGACGGAGCGGCGGCCCATTCCGCACGCCAACGACGAGTACCTGCTGTACCAGACCATCGTGGGCGCCTGGCCGTTCGAGGACACCAGCGACCAGGCCCGGCAGGACTTCATCGGCCGCGTGCAGGCGTACATGGAAAAGGCCACGCGCGAGGCCAAGATGCACACCAGCTGGATCAACCCGTCCGAGGCGTACGACCAGGGGCTGCGCGACTTCGTGGCCGACGTGCTTCGTCCCGGCGAGAACGCGTTCGTGGAGAGCCTGGCGGAGTTCCATCCCCTCGTATCACGGCTGGGGATGGTGAACTCGCTGGCGCAGACGCTGGTGAAGCTGGCCTCACCCGGTGTGCCCGACATCTACCAGGGGCAGGAGATCTGGGACTTTTCGCTCGTGGATCCGGACAATCGCCGCCCGGTGGACTTCGACCTGCGCGGCCGGCTGATGGACGACCTGAAGCGCCGCGCCGAGGATGGCGACGGCGTGGCGGCGGCGCGGGATCTCGTCGAGAACTGGCACGACGGGCGGATCAAGCTTCACGTCGTGCAGTCCGGGCTGCGGCTGCGGTCCGCCTATCCCGCGGTGTTCGGCACGGGCGAGTACGTGCCTCTTGAGTCGGAGGGAGAGCGGGCCGAGCACGTGGTCGCCTTCGCGCGGTCGGCGCAGGGCGCGGCGGTGATCGCCGTGGTGCCGCGCCTGGTGGCGAAGCTTACGCGCGATCGCGGCTTCGCGCTGCCGGAGGCGGGTGACTTCGCGGGGACGCGCCTGACGCTGCCCGCGCACCTGGCCGGCCGCTACCGCAACGTGCTCACGGGCGAGGAGCTGTCGGGGGTGGATGGATCGCTGGCCATCGAAGACGTGTTCGCGAATTTTCCCGTGGCCCTGCTCGAGCGCATCGACTAAGAAGAACGTTTCACGCAGAGGCCGCAGAGGGAACGGAGAGGACGCAGAGGGAAGCCACGGGCCCTCTGCGTCCTCTCTGTTTTCTCTGCGCCCTCTGCGTGAGACCATCAGTTCTCAAAACTGCCAGTGGCGCGAAAGCCGGAGCTGCCGGGGTTTACTTGGATCACCGGTGGGTGGTCGGGACGGCGCGCCATCACCCGTGCCCGGAGACTCCATCTACGGGGGTAGCGTCGGTTTTATAGGCGGCCGCCCCGCCGAACTCGGTCCCACCCGCCCCGGACAGCACTTACGGCAGAGGCCGCGCGCCGTCGCCGGGGGTAAAGAGAAGGCTGCGCGCGCGCCCGGCATACTGCGCCCGCACCACGTTCACCTGGTCCTGGTACAGGTCGAAGAGCATGGCGTTGCGCACCTGCCCGCCGCGCACCCCGCTGGCCGCGGCGCCGCGCAGGCACACCCACACCACCTCGCCCTGGTACCGGGTTCCGCACCACGTAAAGCGCACCGCGCGCCCGTTCCGCTCGCGCAGCACGAACGCCGAACCCACGTACACGCGTTCGCGCTCGTTGGGCGTGGTGCCCCGCGCCGTGGCCACCGCGCGCCCGTAGTCGTCGGCGAAGACGCGCATCTGCACCTGCACGGCGCCGTCAGTGCCGGCCTTCAGCTCCGTCAGCGTGGTATGAAGCGGATGGGCCACGGGCCGAGCCGCGCCCGCCACGAGCGCCGTCGCCCCGACGAGGAGCAGGCAGAGCCAGCGGCGGGTTACCACGGGCTGCGCTCCACCGCCCAGGCGCAGGCCACCACGGCCACCGCGGACGAGACGGCGATCACGCGAAGCCGCACCGGGGCCGGCGCGCGGGCGGGAAGCTTCACCAGCCCGATCAGGCGGTCGAGCGCGGCGAACGCGGCAAATGCGCCCGCCAGCACCAGCACCTGGCCGAGCTCCAGCCCCACGTTGAAGCCCACCAGCGGCACCGCCAGGTCGTCCACGAACAGGCTGCGCAGGTAGTTGGCGAACCCCGCGCCGTGCACCAGGCCGAAGATCCCCGCAAAGACGGGCCGGGCGCGCATCCACCAGCCGTCCTGCCGGTCCCGCTGCACCAGGTTCTCGATGGCCGTCGCCACGATGGTGACGGGGATCAGGAACTCGATCAGCGGCGTGGGCAGCGCCAGCAGCCCGGTGAGGGCCAGCGCCAGCGTGACGGAGTGGCCCACGGTGAAGGCCGTCACCACCCACAGCGCCGGGCGCCAGTCCGCGGGGCGGTAGATGGCCGCCAGCACCAGCAGGAACAGCACGTGGTCCAGCCCGTTGGGGTCGGTGATGTGCCGGAACCCGAGCTGCGCAAAGGCCAGGAAGTCGCTCATCTCAACGTCCCTTTCACCAGGGCAGGCGCAGGCGTCCGCCGCCCGGAATGGAACGGAGCACGGCGCGCGCGGTGGCCGCGTGGCGCGGATGGAAGCGCGGGTTCAGCTCCAGCGCCTGGCGCAGGTGCCCGCGCCCGGCCTCGTCGTCGCCCGCGGCGCGCTCGATCATCCCCGCGTGAAAGAAGAGCAGGGGATCGCGCGTGCCCAGCCGCAGCGCCTGCTTCATCTGCACCCGCGCCTCGCCGTGGCGGCCCGCGCGGAACAGCGCCCACGCCATCAGGTCGTGCCCGTACACGTCGC encodes:
- a CDS encoding DUF6702 family protein; this encodes MVTRRWLCLLLVGATALVAGAARPVAHPLHTTLTELKAGTDGAVQVQMRVFADDYGRAVATARGTTPNERERVYVGSAFVLRERNGRAVRFTWCGTRYQGEVVWVCLRGAAASGVRGGQVRNAMLFDLYQDQVNVVRAQYAGRARSLLFTPGDGARPLP
- a CDS encoding HupE/UreJ family protein; this encodes MSDFLAFAQLGFRHITDPNGLDHVLFLLVLAAIYRPADWRPALWVVTAFTVGHSVTLALALTGLLALPTPLIEFLIPVTIVATAIENLVQRDRQDGWWMRARPVFAGIFGLVHGAGFANYLRSLFVDDLAVPLVGFNVGLELGQVLVLAGAFAAFAALDRLIGLVKLPARAPAPVRLRVIAVSSAVAVVACAWAVERSPW
- a CDS encoding tetratricopeptide repeat protein — translated: AVQGQTAGFHREWGLFLLDHGGDVAMVTERARAELAERRDVYGHDLMAWALFRAGRHGEARVQMKQALRLGTRDPLLFFHAGMIERAAGDDEAGRGHLRQALELNPRFHPRHAATARAVLRSIPGGGRLRLPW